In a single window of the Acyrthosiphon pisum isolate AL4f chromosome X, pea_aphid_22Mar2018_4r6ur, whole genome shotgun sequence genome:
- the LOC115033259 gene encoding uncharacterized protein LOC115033259 — MKLGIGHTQLTEFAAFIYVPSLSCSGYVQLQSNAAKAVSEVACDEIKKAGEEERKLAIQHGDIDIDGVPMITVVADGQWSKRSYKTKYDALSGVATIIGYRTKKVLFIGIRNKYCVICQRSESKNENSINQHECFLNWTKASTSMEADGIVRKLFEKCGNAWTKI, encoded by the exons atGAAACTAGGGATTGGGCACACTCAACTCACGGAGTTTGCCGCATTTATTTATGTACCGTCATTATCGTGTAGTGGGTATGTACAACTACAATCAAACGCAGCCAAAGCTGTAAGCGAAGTAGCATGTGATGAAATTAAAAAGGCTGGAGAAGAAGAACGCAAACTTGCTATACAACATGGAGATATTGATATTGACGGTGTACCGATGATTACAGTGGTAGCTGATGGACAATGGTCGAAACGCAGCTATAAAACCAAATATGACGCGTTATCTGgagta GCTACAATAATTGGATATAGGACGAAAAAAGTACTGTTCATTGGGATTCGCAATAAGTATTGTGTAATATGTCAGAGATCTGAGTCAAAAAACGAAAACAGTATAAATCAACATGAATGTTTTTTAAACTGGACCAAAGCATCTACTAGTATGGAGGCCGATGGTATAGTTAGAAAGCTTTTTGAAAAGTGTGGAAATGCATGGACTAAAATATAA
- the LOC103308751 gene encoding histone-lysine N-methyltransferase KMT5B-A-like — MSSIRASVDAFQTEIFWARVEATKSISANICLYELCGQLFPISDDFLKPGINDFSTVTSCINTKDFIFLGPVAFLNHDCEPNVQWYSRTKRLSCVKTVCHIQKGHELTVYYGRDFFGTGNCECQCVTCEKNDAGFFSKASSIDDKLPLKVKVSHKTKTVMNVDEQNDDESTKVNSFTILESSTDVKELPPTGGNNEIDSCDKNDGGDADDGDDVSNSTTNDGLQSFHTDASSIDDELPLKVNVSHKTKTDMNADEQNDDQSTNVNSLTILESATGVKELAPTGAGELALTELAGMDELTTRVLERDDTALYSKG; from the exons ATGTCCAGCATTCGGGCTAGTGTTGACGCCTTCCAGACAGAAATTTTCT GGGCAAGGGTAGAAGCGACGAAGAGCATAAGtgcaaatatttgtttatacgaATTGTGTGGTCAATTGTTCCCCATAAGTGATGATTTCTTAAAACCAGGAATTAACGATTTCTCAACGGTAACGTCATGCATAAACACAAAGGATTTTATCTTCCTTGGTCCAGTCGCATTCCTGAACCATGACTGTGAACCCAATGTCCAATGGTACAGTCGTACCAAACGACTGTCTTGCGTAAAAACTGTATGCCACATACAAAAGGGCCATGAGTTGACTGTGTATTACGGTAGAGATTTTTTTGGGACGGGCAATTGTGAATGTCAGTGTGTCACTTGTGAGAAGAATGACGCTGGATTTTTTTCTAAAG CATCAAGTATTGATGATAAACTTCCTCTGAAAGTAAAAGTATCACACAAAACTAAGACTGTCATGAATGTTGATGAACAAAATGATGATGAATCTACAAAAGTCAATTCATTTACAATTTTGGAGTCATCTACTGATGTTAAAGAATTGCCCCCCACTGGCG GCAATAATGAAATTGATAGTTGTGACAAGAATGATGGAGGTGATGCTGATGATGGTGATGATGTTTCAAATAGCACTACCAATGATGGGTTACAATCGTTCCACACGGATG CATCAAGTATTGATGATGAACTTCCTTTGAAAGTAAATGTATCACACAAAACTAAGACTGACATGAATGCTGATGAACAAAATGATGATCAATCTACAAACGTCAATTCATTAACAATTTTGGAGTCGGCTACTGGTGTTAAAGAATTGGCCCCCACTGGCG CTGGAGAGTTGGCCTTGACCGAGCTGGCAGGCATGGACGAACTGACCACACGTGTTCTTGAAAGAGATGATACTGCACTTTATAGTAAAGGCTGA